The nucleotide window ACGAAAAACATTGAAGCCGATATTGTGGTCTTGGATATGCCGTTATTGAATACGACCCAGTACAAAGATAGTATGGGGACATTTATTGCGGACTTGGTTTTGCAGATCCTTTCCTGGATGGCTGAAGAGGAACGGGAACGGATCCGGAAACGGCAGCGTGAAGGAATCGATTTAGCCTTACAAAAAGGTGTTCAATTTGGGAGACCAGCTGTTTATATTTCAGAAGAATTCAAAGAGGTTTATAGAAAATGGAAAATTGGAGAGTTAACTGCAGTGGAAGCTATGCAAGAGGCCGGAGTGAAAAAGACCAGTTTTTACAAATTGGTAAAAGCATTTGAAGAAGAGATAGTTAACCCCTTATATAGAAGAAACTCAACATAAATGAGCCAATTTCATAAATGGCTTATTTAAAAAAGTGCAGATGGCTTTCCTGTCTTTTTTCTCGCTAAAAAATTGTTGTACGAATCCAATGAATGATTGAACGGGCAGGAACCCGCTCGCTTTCCGCGGACTGACCGGCAAGCCTCACCGCCCGTTCCGTGCGGCGGGATCTTGCCAGCCAGTTATCCCGCCGGAGTCTCGCAAGTTCCCAGCCCGTATAAATAATAGAAAGAAACAGGTTCTCTAGGCAGCGGCTTGATTCATGTCATTGGCCCGTTTTAAACGATCGGCTGCCATTCGGCATGCGTTGTACACGAGGGTGACCAACTGAAAATGAATTTTTGCTTTTTTGCCGGTACGGTGACGTACATTGTTCAAGTCGAACAGTTCTTTTAGATAGGCATTCACCCGTTCGACAGCGCCCCGTGTCTTGTAGGCAATCGCCCATTTTATGGAACTTCTAGCTGGCACAGTATGCTTGCGAAGGTCGATCGACCTTTTGATCTTAACGACTTTCTGGCAAAGGGAATCATGCTGTAATGGACAAGTGGCACATTCGTGTGGCCGGGTATATTTCAGGGTTTCGTATTTGGCATCGAAACTGTCATAGCGATACGCGTGTTCTCGGACGCAGGTGGGCGCAAACTGTTCATTGAATCCAAGCACTTCCCCTTCCTGGCGCCGATTATAGGCAATGACGGCTTGGAGATTCATCCGGCGCAACTGCTCATAGACCGCCTTGTAATCATAGCCCTTATCCATGATGCCTGCCTGGAACCGGTCGGGCCATCGTGCAT belongs to Planococcus lenghuensis and includes:
- a CDS encoding recombinase family protein; the encoded protein is MEHRKFGYIRVSSKDQNEGRQLDAMRKMGITERDIYLDKQSGKNFERANYQLLKRVIRKGDILYIHSLDRFGRNKEEILQEWNDLTKNIEADIVVLDMPLLNTTQYKDSMGTFIADLVLQILSWMAEEERERIRKRQREGIDLALQKGVQFGRPAVYISEEFKEVYRKWKIGELTAVEAMQEAGVKKTSFYKLVKAFEEEIVNPLYRRNST